In a genomic window of Polycladomyces abyssicola:
- a CDS encoding NAD-dependent epimerase/dehydratase family protein, producing MRILILGGTEFLGRHLVEAALAKGHEVTLFNRGKSNPHLFPDVEKLRGDRDGNLDALRGRYWDAVIDPSGYVPRIVRQSVQLLEDAVGHYTFVSSISVYADFTQVGMDENASVGKLDDETNEDVNRFYGPLKALCEREVQSVFGERALVIRPGLIVGPYDPTDRFTYWVRRFSQGVEVLVPGRRDRPIQFIDVRDLAKWMITMVERRSNGIFNATGPKEKFTMEEFVRELENSIPLSGRATWVSEDFLWDKGVKEWTELPLWISDKKNYPGFLTINVNRANAHGLTFRPLLQTIMETLRWDQTRPQETALKAGMSRERESELLREWKEWDAR from the coding sequence ATGCGAATTCTGATTTTGGGCGGCACGGAGTTCTTAGGACGTCACTTGGTTGAAGCGGCACTTGCGAAGGGGCACGAAGTGACGCTGTTTAACCGAGGAAAATCCAATCCACATTTGTTTCCGGACGTGGAGAAGCTGCGGGGCGACCGGGACGGAAACTTGGATGCGCTTCGTGGACGGTACTGGGATGCAGTGATTGACCCGAGCGGCTATGTGCCACGGATCGTTCGGCAATCGGTCCAGTTGTTAGAAGACGCCGTGGGCCACTATACCTTTGTTTCGAGTATCTCCGTCTATGCTGACTTCACCCAGGTCGGTATGGATGAGAACGCATCGGTTGGGAAGTTAGACGACGAAACGAACGAGGACGTAAACCGGTTCTACGGTCCGCTCAAGGCGCTCTGCGAACGTGAAGTTCAATCCGTATTCGGCGAGCGAGCACTTGTGATCAGGCCGGGGCTGATTGTTGGACCATACGACCCTACAGATCGTTTTACGTATTGGGTTCGACGGTTTTCACAAGGTGTAGAGGTTTTGGTGCCGGGGCGTCGGGATCGACCAATTCAATTCATCGATGTTAGGGACTTAGCCAAGTGGATGATCACGATGGTAGAGCGACGGTCAAACGGTATTTTCAATGCAACCGGGCCAAAGGAAAAGTTCACGATGGAAGAGTTTGTTCGTGAATTGGAGAATAGTATCCCATTGTCCGGGAGAGCAACATGGGTCAGTGAAGACTTCCTCTGGGACAAGGGTGTAAAGGAGTGGACTGAGTTGCCGCTCTGGATTTCAGATAAGAAGAATTATCCGGGATTTCTGACGATAAACGTGAATCGGGCGAATGCTCATGGACTGACTTTCCGACCTCTCCTACAAACGATTATGGAAACCCTTCGATGGGACCAGACACGTCCACAGGAGACGGCACTCAAGGCAGGAATGAGTCGTGAACGGGAGTCCGAGTTGTTACGGGAATGGAAGGAGTGGGATGCGAGGTGA
- a CDS encoding IS4 family transposase: MNLPIQHELNLFAEELQKHLSSAALEQLAKEKGFVQRKSKYRAIDLVTLCVWVSRNIASTSLNKLCSQLEASNGVLMSPEGLNQRFKSHAVKFLQSLFTLLLKSEIGSITPISSKLLSLFQRIRILDSTTFQIPDSFKEDYPGAGGCGHTAGVKIQLEYELHSGQFLNLQVEPGKNNDKTFGTTCLDTLRPGDLCIRDLGYFSLVDLDQMDQRGVFYVSRLKLNNKIYKKNPAPEYFKDGSIKKQTEYILLDLEEIMNDMQPGETLEIPNAYIGRDKKLPARVILYRLTEEQVKKRRKDQAYKEKKKGMTYSERSKRLTEINTYITNIPWELVPKEQVHDLYSLRWQVEILFKTWKSIFKIDHCKDIKNERMGCYLYGQLIAIFLCSSTMFRMRELLLRKKRKELSEYKAFYMIQSYFLLIHQSIQENTQELSKILIRLFYLIEKNGRKSHRYEKKTVFDILGVVYDYTKKTVKAA; this comes from the coding sequence ATGAATCTTCCGATTCAACATGAACTAAACCTATTTGCGGAAGAATTACAAAAACATTTATCATCAGCTGCTCTTGAGCAGTTGGCAAAAGAAAAGGGATTCGTTCAAAGGAAGAGTAAATACCGTGCAATAGACTTAGTGACTTTGTGTGTTTGGGTGAGTCGAAATATTGCTAGCACTTCCCTAAACAAACTATGTAGTCAACTAGAAGCTTCGAATGGAGTACTGATGAGCCCTGAAGGGCTCAATCAACGTTTCAAAAGTCATGCAGTGAAATTTCTTCAAAGCCTGTTTACTCTTTTGTTGAAATCAGAAATAGGATCAATAACCCCCATTTCAAGCAAGCTTTTATCACTGTTTCAGCGTATCCGCATTCTTGATTCGACGACCTTTCAAATACCAGATTCGTTTAAGGAAGATTATCCAGGAGCAGGAGGTTGTGGTCATACAGCAGGTGTCAAAATTCAATTGGAATATGAGTTACACAGTGGTCAGTTTCTGAATCTTCAAGTGGAACCTGGAAAAAATAATGATAAAACATTTGGTACAACTTGCCTAGATACTCTTAGACCTGGTGACCTATGTATCCGTGACTTAGGATACTTCTCACTCGTGGATCTGGATCAGATGGATCAAAGGGGTGTTTTCTATGTGTCCCGTCTAAAGCTCAATAACAAGATATACAAAAAGAATCCAGCTCCCGAGTATTTTAAAGATGGATCGATCAAGAAACAAACGGAATATATCCTACTAGATTTAGAAGAGATCATGAATGACATGCAACCAGGTGAAACACTGGAGATTCCAAATGCTTATATCGGCAGGGACAAGAAACTACCTGCTAGAGTCATCCTCTATCGACTAACGGAAGAACAAGTCAAGAAAAGAAGAAAGGACCAAGCCTATAAAGAGAAGAAAAAAGGAATGACATACTCAGAGCGTAGCAAACGTTTGACTGAAATCAATACATATATCACCAACATCCCTTGGGAACTTGTTCCGAAGGAACAAGTTCATGACCTATACTCGCTGAGATGGCAGGTCGAGATTCTGTTTAAAACTTGGAAATCGATTTTCAAGATCGATCACTGTAAAGACATTAAAAATGAACGAATGGGATGCTATCTCTATGGTCAGCTGATCGCTATCTTCTTATGCTCTTCTACCATGTTTCGCATGAGAGAACTCTTGCTTCGCAAGAAGCGTAAAGAGTTGAGTGAATACAAGGCCTTCTATATGATTCAAAGCTATTTTTTATTGATTCATCAGTCGATACAAGAAAACACCCAAGAGTTATCAAAGATTCTGATTCGCCTCTTCTATTTAATAGAAAAGAATGGGCGAAAATCTCACCGCTATGAGAAAAAAACAGTTTTTGATATTCTGGGTGTCGTATACGATTATACTAAAAAGACCGTCAAAGCTGCTTGA
- the clpP gene encoding ATP-dependent Clp endopeptidase proteolytic subunit ClpP has protein sequence MGLIPYVIEQTSRGERSYDIYSRLLKDRIVIVGSAIDDDLANSVVAQLLFLAADDPEKDIQMYINSPGGLVTAGFAIYDTMQHIKPDVSTICVGMAASFGAVLLTAGAKSKRFALSNSEVMIHQPLGGARGQASDIKIHADWMLKTREKINRTLAKHTGQTVERIATDTDRDRFMSAEDAKTYGLIDDVIV, from the coding sequence ATGGGACTCATTCCGTACGTGATCGAGCAAACCAGCCGAGGTGAGCGAAGTTACGATATCTACTCACGACTTCTGAAAGACCGGATTGTCATCGTGGGCTCAGCCATTGATGATGACCTGGCAAACTCGGTCGTGGCACAACTGCTATTCCTTGCCGCAGATGATCCAGAAAAGGACATTCAAATGTATATCAATAGCCCTGGTGGGTTGGTCACAGCCGGCTTCGCCATCTACGACACGATGCAGCACATCAAACCCGACGTATCCACCATCTGTGTCGGGATGGCGGCGAGCTTTGGTGCCGTTTTACTGACAGCGGGCGCCAAGAGCAAGCGGTTTGCACTTTCAAACAGTGAGGTCATGATTCACCAGCCACTCGGCGGGGCGAGAGGTCAGGCTTCTGACATTAAGATTCATGCCGACTGGATGCTCAAAACTCGGGAGAAAATCAATCGGACCCTGGCGAAGCATACTGGGCAAACAGTGGAACGGATTGCGACGGATACGGATAGGGATCGGTTCATGAGTGCAGAGGATGCGAAGACCTACGGCCTGATCGACGATGTGATTGTTTGA
- a CDS encoding DinB family protein, whose protein sequence is MDKKAFLLHGWEIGYDKEDWYPPLADTLKGVTAEQANWKPEGAPIHTIWENVRHLTFYKEWFLKFLTGEETEYPQGLTNDDTFAVTSVEPSAWEESVKKLDDVHQSIRNIIAGYSSYDLEREVSKHPVGMWLYSLILHDAYHTGQIIQICKLQGSWPAKRSYGQS, encoded by the coding sequence ATGGACAAGAAAGCATTTTTACTGCACGGATGGGAAATTGGTTACGACAAAGAAGACTGGTATCCGCCGTTGGCCGATACGCTCAAAGGCGTTACGGCGGAGCAAGCGAATTGGAAGCCTGAAGGCGCGCCGATCCATACGATCTGGGAGAACGTTCGCCATTTGACGTTTTACAAGGAATGGTTCCTGAAGTTTCTAACGGGTGAAGAAACCGAGTATCCTCAAGGCTTGACAAACGACGACACATTTGCCGTCACTTCCGTGGAACCGTCCGCTTGGGAAGAATCTGTTAAGAAACTGGACGACGTACATCAATCGATTCGCAACATCATTGCTGGGTACAGCAGTTACGACTTGGAGCGCGAAGTTTCGAAACACCCTGTCGGCATGTGGTTATACAGTCTCATTCTTCACGATGCGTATCACACCGGACAAATCATACAAATCTGCAAACTTCAAGGATCTTGGCCGGCTAAGCGGTCATACGGACAATCCTGA
- a CDS encoding cytochrome P450 has product MKFRDWSNAIVDASNHPEKMRQAVPQIKEFVAYLSDLIENRRRYPAEDLISGLVHAEAEGEKLTEKELYAMIFLLIVAGHETTVNLIGNGVLALFENPEQLELLKNHPEWMPSAVEEFLRYYSPVEFATNRFAGKEVTMHGQTIKRGDMVLVALASANRDPRQFADPNRLDITRKHNPHIGFGYGIHYCLGAPLARLEAKIAISTLIKRIPGLALGVPRKQLEWRSSFLDARTEDVSGGLLRVLAPFNKGLCWEVSKNDRF; this is encoded by the coding sequence ATGAAGTTCCGTGATTGGTCCAATGCTATCGTGGATGCTTCCAACCATCCGGAAAAGATGCGGCAAGCGGTTCCACAGATCAAAGAGTTTGTAGCGTACTTAAGTGATTTGATCGAAAATCGCCGGCGATACCCGGCGGAAGATTTGATTTCGGGCCTTGTGCATGCGGAAGCCGAAGGGGAGAAGTTGACGGAAAAAGAGTTGTATGCCATGATTTTCCTGCTGATCGTCGCCGGCCATGAAACAACGGTGAACCTGATCGGAAACGGCGTGTTGGCCTTGTTCGAAAATCCTGAGCAATTGGAGCTTCTCAAAAATCACCCTGAATGGATGCCATCGGCGGTGGAGGAATTTTTGCGTTATTACAGTCCGGTCGAATTTGCCACCAACCGTTTTGCGGGTAAAGAGGTCACCATGCATGGCCAGACAATCAAAAGGGGCGATATGGTGCTTGTGGCACTCGCTTCGGCTAACCGGGATCCGAGACAATTTGCCGATCCGAACCGTTTGGACATCACCCGCAAGCATAATCCCCATATCGGGTTCGGTTATGGCATCCACTATTGCCTTGGGGCTCCGCTTGCCCGATTGGAAGCAAAAATCGCCATTTCCACCCTTATAAAGCGCATTCCCGGTCTTGCGCTTGGCGTGCCACGAAAACAGCTTGAGTGGCGATCCAGCTTTTTGGATGCGAGGACTGAAGATGTTTCCGGTGGTTTACTGAGGGTACTGGCTCCTTTCAACAAGGGGCTCTGTTGGGAAGTCTCAAAAAACGATCGTTTTTGA
- a CDS encoding TlpA family protein disulfide reductase, producing MSRQTNAWKNGVIGLVIVAALIGAFWHGGKKDRSDQSAQASSSTQVQKPKINQTPAQEEPGLQKGDRAPVFALPTLDGHKMDLSKRNGKPALINFWATWCPPCREEMPTLQSIYQQYKNRVDFFIVNSTYQEGSEADVSGFLKQYGLTFPVLKDKTGEVTEKYVALGLPTTYIVDAKGVIVWKKTGPVTSQEVKRVLDSLTRPEG from the coding sequence ATGTCTCGGCAAACGAACGCTTGGAAAAACGGAGTGATCGGGCTTGTGATCGTCGCCGCGCTGATCGGGGCCTTCTGGCACGGCGGGAAAAAGGATCGTTCCGATCAGTCGGCGCAAGCATCGTCCTCGACGCAAGTACAGAAGCCAAAGATAAATCAAACGCCCGCCCAGGAGGAGCCAGGTTTGCAAAAAGGCGATCGCGCTCCCGTCTTTGCTTTGCCAACTTTGGACGGACATAAGATGGACCTGTCCAAGCGGAACGGCAAACCCGCCCTGATCAATTTTTGGGCGACGTGGTGCCCACCGTGCCGAGAGGAAATGCCTACGTTGCAATCCATATACCAGCAATACAAGAATCGGGTGGACTTTTTTATCGTGAATTCCACGTATCAGGAGGGCAGTGAAGCCGATGTTTCTGGCTTTCTCAAACAATATGGGTTGACCTTTCCCGTGCTGAAAGACAAGACGGGAGAAGTGACGGAAAAATATGTTGCCTTGGGGCTCCCAACAACCTATATCGTGGACGCCAAAGGCGTGATCGTATGGAAGAAAACAGGGCCCGTCACTTCGCAGGAAGTGAAGCGTGTACTGGACTCTTTAACCCGACCGGAGGGATGA
- a CDS encoding MBL fold metallo-hydrolase yields the protein MKIKLIRHATFQIRYAGVELLVDPMLSKAGSLPPTTNTPNQRSNPLVSLLHPDVILLTHLHRDHFDDEAVNRLPKHIPILCQPPDQESLHKKGFMDVRPINKQVSYKGIRFSRTGGQHATGEIGQKMGPVSGFVLQAQGEPSLYLTGDTIWCPEVETALMTYRPEVVVVFAGAAQFLTGDPITMAKEDVRKLRQAVPNSEITVAHMEVWNHCLLTREELKRDLADQGLIEGVWVPEDGEEREFFR from the coding sequence ATGAAAATCAAGCTGATTCGTCATGCGACATTTCAGATCCGATATGCGGGGGTTGAGCTTCTCGTAGACCCCATGTTGAGCAAGGCAGGATCGCTCCCCCCTACAACTAATACCCCCAACCAACGATCCAATCCATTAGTGTCACTTCTACATCCCGATGTGATTTTGCTAACTCATTTGCACCGGGATCACTTTGATGATGAAGCAGTTAATCGTTTGCCTAAGCATATACCCATACTTTGCCAACCGCCTGATCAAGAAAGTCTACATAAGAAAGGATTTATGGATGTGCGGCCAATCAACAAACAAGTTTCTTATAAGGGAATTCGGTTTAGTCGCACAGGTGGTCAGCATGCGACGGGAGAGATCGGGCAAAAGATGGGACCTGTTTCTGGATTTGTATTACAAGCACAGGGGGAGCCAAGCCTGTATCTGACGGGGGATACGATCTGGTGTCCCGAGGTTGAGACAGCGCTTATGACTTATCGGCCAGAGGTGGTCGTCGTCTTTGCAGGAGCGGCCCAATTTCTAACAGGAGACCCGATTACGATGGCAAAAGAGGATGTTCGCAAGTTGCGTCAGGCCGTCCCAAACAGTGAGATCACTGTGGCTCATATGGAGGTGTGGAACCACTGTTTGTTAACAAGAGAGGAATTGAAACGTGATTTGGCTGATCAAGGGTTGATAGAAGGAGTATGGGTTCCTGAAGATGGGGAAGAAAGGGAGTTCTTCAGATAG
- a CDS encoding cytochrome c biogenesis CcdA family protein, translated as MSDLSWWLAFGAGALSFISPCCLPLYPSYLSYITGISVSELRENRTANVRRAVASHTLFFILGFSIIFYALGFSATRLGQFFEDYKETIRMLGAVLIAVMGLFLMGVFQPAFLMREKRLEISSRRMGYLGSTLIGIGFAAGWTPCVGPIFASVLMLSASNPSAGLSYITAYTLGFAIPFFVMAFFLGRTRWILRHSARIMKVGGGVMVILGVLLYFNLMSKITVWMIQLFGGFVGV; from the coding sequence ATGTCGGATTTGTCTTGGTGGCTGGCTTTTGGCGCGGGAGCGCTGTCGTTCATCTCACCATGCTGTCTCCCGCTGTATCCGTCGTATCTGTCTTACATCACGGGAATCTCGGTAAGTGAACTCAGAGAAAATCGGACGGCCAATGTTCGGCGGGCAGTGGCCTCACACACATTATTTTTCATCTTGGGCTTTTCCATCATTTTTTACGCCCTTGGTTTTTCAGCCACTCGGCTTGGACAGTTTTTTGAGGATTACAAAGAAACCATCCGCATGCTGGGTGCTGTATTGATTGCGGTGATGGGCTTGTTCCTGATGGGAGTGTTTCAACCCGCTTTTCTCATGCGGGAAAAACGACTGGAAATCTCGAGCCGCAGGATGGGCTACCTCGGTTCCACGTTGATTGGCATCGGTTTCGCCGCCGGCTGGACACCGTGCGTCGGGCCAATTTTCGCTTCCGTGTTGATGCTGTCCGCCTCCAACCCCAGTGCGGGACTGAGTTACATTACTGCATACACGCTCGGTTTTGCCATCCCGTTTTTTGTCATGGCTTTTTTCTTAGGCCGAACACGTTGGATCCTGCGCCACTCCGCACGCATCATGAAAGTAGGCGGAGGTGTGATGGTCATATTGGGAGTATTGTTGTACTTCAACCTGATGTCTAAGATCACGGTTTGGATGATTCAACTGTTCGGCGGTTTCGTCGGGGTGTAA
- a CDS encoding RNA polymerase sigma factor produces the protein MRSDTGTHDPFEKRPVKLFSLHPYPFGDLNRLYGVKGKEGDQVFNTNDSMRSSEGSESDVHERLSTLRDHLLRYCEFLSGSRHEAEDVVQTTLIKALPVLKGAEKHPNVSALLRRIAKNTWLDHVRKQRKFRPYNPMELYAVCGSMPPEDRLEVEAALQVIQQLTAQQRAVFLLCEVFEYTDREAGELLGMNRGAVKATLHRAKVRLISMKELLPERDDGVQNEILQAYVAAFYAADITTLMHLCQGGILDPVHATSKVLTFAQRQTNARRTNGGTQMSILAAA, from the coding sequence ATGAGATCGGATACAGGGACACACGATCCGTTTGAAAAGAGACCTGTAAAACTGTTTTCACTTCATCCGTATCCTTTTGGCGATTTGAATCGTTTATATGGTGTCAAAGGAAAGGAGGGCGATCAAGTGTTTAACACTAATGACTCAATGCGGTCGTCTGAAGGATCTGAATCGGATGTCCATGAACGCCTCTCGACCCTTCGTGACCACTTGCTCCGTTACTGTGAGTTCCTAAGCGGATCCCGTCACGAGGCAGAAGATGTGGTTCAGACGACTCTAATCAAAGCACTTCCGGTCCTAAAAGGGGCAGAAAAGCATCCAAATGTTTCTGCATTGCTACGGCGTATCGCAAAAAACACGTGGCTGGATCACGTTCGTAAACAGAGAAAGTTTCGGCCATACAATCCTATGGAACTGTACGCAGTCTGCGGTTCCATGCCACCAGAGGATCGATTGGAAGTGGAAGCGGCATTACAAGTGATTCAACAACTTACTGCGCAGCAGCGAGCTGTCTTTCTTTTATGTGAGGTTTTCGAGTACACGGATAGAGAAGCCGGAGAACTCCTCGGAATGAACCGAGGTGCCGTGAAAGCGACTCTACATCGTGCGAAAGTACGATTAATTTCTATGAAAGAGCTCCTGCCTGAAAGAGACGACGGCGTGCAGAATGAGATTCTACAAGCGTACGTTGCAGCATTTTATGCAGCCGACATAACGACACTAATGCATCTATGCCAGGGTGGGATACTCGATCCGGTGCATGCAACCAGCAAAGTCCTGACATTCGCTCAAAGACAAACGAATGCGAGAAGGACAAACGGCGGAACTCAGATGTCCATTTTGGCAGCAGCGTAA
- a CDS encoding GNAT family N-acetyltransferase — MIDQFETERILARPIRENELPAFLDVIRSNRFFLQVTEGCPDYPLSKLEKDWKEANENPDECMLGLFEKKTETAAGILTYLKRNPRDGFPWIGFLIFRRDLHGQGLGREVTEHFLDLARRRFGWTSVRLGVLLGNHPAQAAWTRLGFRKVEMKELFNLPEDHAGERVVWVMERELISG, encoded by the coding sequence ATGATCGATCAGTTTGAAACCGAACGTATCTTGGCCAGACCCATTCGCGAGAATGAACTGCCCGCCTTCCTCGACGTGATCCGCAGCAACCGCTTTTTCCTGCAAGTGACGGAAGGTTGCCCCGACTACCCCCTGTCCAAGCTGGAGAAAGACTGGAAAGAAGCGAACGAGAACCCAGATGAATGTATGCTAGGCCTGTTTGAAAAGAAGACGGAAACGGCCGCCGGCATTCTGACCTACCTGAAGCGTAACCCCAGGGACGGCTTCCCCTGGATCGGTTTCCTCATCTTCCGGCGGGATCTACACGGCCAAGGCCTGGGCCGTGAAGTCACCGAACACTTCCTGGATCTCGCTCGCCGCCGGTTTGGATGGACCTCCGTCCGCCTCGGCGTCCTGCTCGGCAACCACCCCGCCCAAGCCGCCTGGACCCGCCTCGGCTTCCGCAAGGTGGAGATGAAGGAACTCTTCAACCTGCCGGAAGATCATGCGGGAGAACGGGTCGTCTGGGTGATGGAGCGGGAGCTGATTTCGGGGTGA
- a CDS encoding alpha/beta fold hydrolase: protein MLKRRTPAKKSAEGIYVLDKIKIGKVDQWVMIRGANKTHPVLFFLHGGPGAAQIGFARPFQEALEENFVVVNWDQRGAGLSYSKQVARETMNIKQFLSDTLEVVEWVCQSLKKKKVYLVGHSWGTLLGMLAIQKRPDLFYAYYGVSQVVSYLESDRLSYKYLLKRAKETNHAKALKQLQAIGAPPWNNLRYDRVHQKWINEFGVGLSRKPAMVGNIFMKILLAPEYRLFDVVRHLYGQYFSLKLMQEEMRNLHLEKEVQKVQVPVIFCEGRHDYIAPFELAEAYYQKLEAPEKKWIWFEHSAHSPHFEEAQKFNQVILEKARYH, encoded by the coding sequence ATGCTGAAGAGAAGAACGCCCGCAAAAAAATCTGCTGAAGGAATTTATGTCCTAGACAAGATAAAAATCGGTAAAGTGGATCAATGGGTGATGATCCGTGGAGCAAACAAAACTCATCCGGTTTTGTTCTTCCTGCACGGTGGTCCCGGTGCGGCTCAGATCGGTTTTGCTCGCCCTTTCCAGGAGGCGTTGGAAGAAAACTTTGTCGTGGTTAACTGGGATCAACGGGGGGCGGGCTTGTCCTATTCAAAACAGGTAGCGCGCGAGACAATGAATATCAAGCAATTCCTTTCTGATACATTAGAAGTGGTTGAATGGGTGTGCCAGTCGCTGAAGAAGAAAAAAGTGTATTTAGTGGGTCATTCATGGGGGACCTTGCTGGGAATGCTGGCAATTCAGAAACGGCCTGATTTATTCTATGCATACTATGGAGTGAGCCAAGTAGTGAGTTACTTGGAAAGCGATCGGCTGTCATACAAATATTTGTTAAAGCGGGCAAAAGAGACGAACCATGCAAAAGCGCTCAAACAACTTCAAGCCATTGGAGCTCCCCCTTGGAATAATCTTAGATATGATCGGGTTCATCAAAAATGGATAAACGAATTTGGAGTGGGATTATCTCGCAAACCGGCGATGGTCGGAAACATTTTCATGAAGATACTGCTTGCTCCTGAGTACCGTCTCTTTGACGTTGTCAGGCACCTTTACGGACAATACTTCAGTTTGAAACTGATGCAAGAAGAAATGCGCAATCTCCATTTAGAAAAAGAAGTTCAAAAAGTTCAAGTTCCCGTCATCTTCTGCGAGGGACGTCACGATTATATTGCTCCTTTTGAATTGGCAGAAGCCTATTATCAAAAGCTGGAGGCACCAGAGAAGAAATGGATTTGGTTTGAGCACTCCGCTCACTCGCCCCACTTCGAGGAAGCACAAAAATTTAATCAAGTGATCTTGGAAAAGGCCAGATACCACTAA